A region from the Lolium perenne isolate Kyuss_39 chromosome 4, Kyuss_2.0, whole genome shotgun sequence genome encodes:
- the LOC127296198 gene encoding chorismate synthase 2, chloroplastic codes for MASAPASHRVAAGAPWSPLPRGGFRALTDSAPASVRFSVARRRAARLEVKAAGNIFGDYFQVATYGESHGGGVGCVISGCPPRIPLTEEDMQADLDRRRPGQSRITTPRKETDTCKILSGTYEGLTTGTPIHVFVPNTDQRGGDYTEMAKAYRPSHADLTYDLKYGVRSVQGGGRSSARETIGRVAAGALAKKILKLKSGVEILAFVSKVHQVVLPDDAVDYETVTLDQIESNICRCPDPEYAEKMIAAIDKVRTDGNSIGGVVTCIARNVPRGLGTPVFDKLEALLAKAMLSLPASKGFEIGSGFAGTDLTGSEHNDEFYMDEAGNVRTRTNRSGGVQGGISNGETIYFKVAFKPTATIGKKQNTVTRDHQDIELRTRGRHDPCVVPRAVPMVETMAALVLMDQLMAHSAQCEMFPLNLALQEPVGSANSTPVLAPDLA; via the exons ATGGCATCCGCGCCCGCGTCGCACCGGGTTGCCGCCGGCGCGCCCTGGAGCCCGCTCCCCCGCGGCGGCTTCCGCGCGCTCACCGACTCCGCGCCCGCCTCCGTCCGCTTCTCCGtcgcccgccgccgcgccgctcgCCTAG AGGTGAAGGCAGCAGGAAATATCTTCGGGGACTACTTCCAGGTTGCGACTTACGGCGAGTCTCATGGAGGCGGTGTCGGCTGCGTTATCAGCGGTTGCCCGCCCAGAATCCCACTCACCGAGGAAGACATGCAAGCGGACCTCGACCGAAG ACGGCCTGGTCAGAGCAGAATAACCACCCCAAGGAAGGAGACCGATACTTGTAAAATTCTTTCAGGGACATACGAAG GATTGACCACTGGGACGCCAATTCATGTTTTCGTCCCAAACACTGATCAAAGAGGGGGT GATTACACTGAAATGGCTAAGGCATACAGACCTTCCCATGCGGATTTAACTTACGACCTCAAGTACGGTGTTAGATCTGTGCAG GGTGGTGGAAGGTCATCGGCAAGAGAAACCATTGGAAGGGTTGCTGCAGGAGCTCTTGCAAAGAAAATTCTCAAGCTCAAATCTGGAGTAGAG ATTCTGGCATTTGTTTCCAAAGTGCACCAAGTCGTATTGCCTGACGACGCAGTTGATTATGAAACTGTAACCCTGGACCAG ATAGAGAGCAACATTTGTAGATGCCCTGATCCAGAATATGCAGAGAAGATGATCGCTGCAATTGATAAAGTACGAACTGATGGGAATTCGATTGGCGGGGTGGTCACATGTATTGCTAGAAATGTTCCTCGT GGGCTTGGCACTCCTGTGTTTGACAAACTCGAAGCTCTACTGGCGAAGGCTATGCTTTCTCTTCCTGCAAGCAAGGGATTTGAGATTGGTAGTGGATTTGCAG GTACTGACTTAACTGGAAGTGAGCATAACGATGAGTTCTACATGGATGAGGCTGGAAATGTGAGAACACGAACCAATCGCTCGGGTGGTGTACAG GGAGGGATATCAAATGGTGAAACAATATACTTCAAAGTAGCTTTCAAGCCAACAGCAACTATCGGG AAGAAGCAAAATACTGTAACAAGGGATCATCAGGATATCGAACTTAGGACAAGGGGTCGCCATGACCCATGTGTTGTCCCCCGGG CTGTTCCAATGGTTGAAACGATGGCCGCATTGGTCCTCATGGACCAGCTGATGGCGCACAGTGCTCAGTGTGAGATGTTTCCGCTGAACCTTGCCCTACAAGAACCAGTTGGTTCCGCAAACAGTACACCTGTATTGGCACCAGATCTAGCATAA